A single window of Doryrhamphus excisus isolate RoL2022-K1 chromosome 5, RoL_Dexc_1.0, whole genome shotgun sequence DNA harbors:
- the LOC131129999 gene encoding uncharacterized protein LOC131129999 produces METLDEATVSLLQAANITNEVLPSLTREDLRDLLPGPENFLRRKCIWATFHPEEILTSEVAVKPAGDQTSLPQTSTPRHVTPKKIMKISSPDYVIYIDTELEQVRKYYFELQRCGRAHECTMSKELRCRLVRNTMTSMISILRANEVQEMGDSKYPSREEVSAMAKMLTEYYPMLQDKDSTKQPWEAIFRQLIKRLQNVRSTQNLMSQSTPKPSPTLPSKKPRLQFKPNNQDNQYDADSSASTENTDPLEDTPTDQDSDDTVPGHYSRKLQARHYKTLKELWKRPRPNQDDVAHLLDLEFESRRAFIDSCSLKEENMIEKVIEAYPCFKDHKHIMDELGRILQADNKNFADQIKARWESFCQNALFFGVWNKSLKPPMGLDKSGQAIALFKALPSLFPSPTPPPKKLGPACEALFHVLEPSEDPNMFLQRWPITSPVFLVGSNNLLLAVGTMPLTTLPKEMIHEAPLILMGCYYTFHLTYPKCGATLLSVIQTEVLKDSIHERDLTHSYKKAIAEWEEFNKK; encoded by the exons CCTTCTACCTGGGCCAGAGAACTTCCTCAGACGAAAGTGCATTTGGGCAACATTTCATCCAGAG GAGATCTTAACTTCTGAAGTGGCCGTAAAACCTGCAGGGGACCAGACGAGCCTACCTCAGACGTCAACACCAAGACACGTGACGCCTAAAAAAATCATGAAGATAAGCAGCCCAGACTATGTTATTTACATAGATACAGAGTTGGAGCAAGTCCGCAAGTACTATTTTGAGTTGCAGCGTTGCGGCAGAGCACATGAGTGCACCATGTCCAAAGAGCTCAGGTGCCGCTTGGTCAGAAACACCATGACAAGCATGATTTCGATCCTGAGGGCTAATGAAGTGCAGGAGATGGGGGACTCAAAATATCCCTCACGTGAAGAGGTGTCTGCCATGGCCAAAATGTTGACTGAGTACTATCCGATGCTGCAAGATAAGGATAGCACTAAACAACCTTGG GAAGCAATCTTCCGTCAACTGATCAAGAGACTGCAGAATGTCAGGTCAACCCAGAATTTGATGAGCCAGTCAACTCCCAAGCCCAGCCCAACTCTTCCTTCAAAGAAACCTCGACTACAGTTCAAACCAAATAACCAGGACAATCAGTATGATGCTGATTCGAGTGCATCAACTGAGAACACTGATCCCCTAGAGGACACGCCCACAGACCAGGATAGTGATGACACAG TGCCAGGCCATTACTCCAGGAAACTCCAAGCCAGACACTACAAAACCCTTAAAGAGCTGTGGAAGAGACCTAGACCGAACCAAGATGATGTGGCTCATCTCCTGGATCTTGAGTTTGAGTCAAGGAGAGCCTTTATAGACTCATGTTCACTCAAAGAAGAGAATATGATCGAGAAGGTCATAGAGGCATATCCCTGCTTCAAAGACCATAAGCAT ATCATGGACGAACTGGGCCGCATTCTACAGGCAGATAACAAGAACTTTGCTGACCAGATCAAAGCCCGATGGGAAAGCTTTTGCCAAAATGCGCTGTTCTTTGGAGTGTGGAACAAGTCATTGAAGCCACCAATGGGTCTGGATAAAT CAGGACAAGCCATTGCTTTGTTCAAGGCACTTCCTTCATTGTTCCCTTCTCCAACGCCCCCACCCAAAAAGCTTGGACCAGCATGTGAAGCACTGTTCCATGTTCTTGAG CCATCTGAGGACCCCAATATGTTTCTCCAGAGATGGCCCATCACCAGTCCGGTCTTCCTGGTAGGATCTAATAACCTTCTCCTGGCTGTTGGCACAATGCCACTGACCACCTTACCTAAGGAAATGATTCATGAGGCTCCTCTGATCCTCATGGGGTGTTATTACACCTTCCACCTCACCTACCCCAAATGTGGTGCCACTTTGTTATCCGTCATCCAGACTGAGGTACTGAAGGACAGTATTCACGAGCGTGACCTTACTCATTCCTACAAGAAGGCAATAGCTGAATGGGAAGAATTCAACAAAAAGTAG